One genomic segment of Gossypium arboreum isolate Shixiya-1 chromosome 3, ASM2569848v2, whole genome shotgun sequence includes these proteins:
- the LOC108465105 gene encoding transcriptional corepressor LEUNIG_HOMOLOG-like isoform X2 — translation MAQSNWEADKMLDVYIYDYLVKKKLHTTAKSFMTEGKVAPDPVAIDAPGGFLFEWWSVFWDIFISRTNDKHSEAAAAYIEAQQIKAKEQQQLQMQQLQLMRQAQLQRRDPNNPSMVGPVNAIGSEGMLGQSNASALAAKMYEERMKQPNAVTSETSQPLLDARMALLKSATNHPGQLVQGNHGGVTAALQQIQDIKGEVNLGGTQRSMPMDPSSIYGQGIMQSKPGIGNAGLNPGVVSLPLKGWPLTGIDQIRPSLGAQVQKPFLQNANQFQLLPQQQQQLLAQVQTQGNLGNSPVYGDMDPQRFSGLSRGTLNTKEGQPTVNDGSIGSPMQSTSSKMSMPPIRQSSSQQDPLQSPQVQQNNRKRKGPSSGPANSTGTGNTVGPSPNSQPSTPSTHTAGEGAAMVGNMQHGSSMSKNLMMYGSDGTAGIASSTNQLEDMEHFGDVGSLDDNVESFLSHDDGDGGNLFGTLKRNPSEHTTETSKSFGFNEVGSIRKSNGKVTCCHFSSDGKLLASAGHDKKAVLWNMEILKTDCTTEEHTHIITDIRFRPNSTQLATSSFDTTVRIWDAAQPSYSIWKYTGHTAQVMSLDFHPKKNELFCSCDGNSEIRFWNINQYSCTRISKGGSTNVRFQPRTGQFLAAAADNVVSIFDIETDRRTQLLQGHNTEVHSLCWDANGDFLASVSQESVRLWSLSSGECINELSSSGNKFHSCVFHPNFPALLVIGGYQSLELWNTAENKCLTISAHDCVISALAQSQVTGMVASASYDKSVKIWK, via the exons ATGGCGCAGAGTAATTGGGAAGCAGATAAGAT GCTTGATGTCTATATTTATGATTATTTGGTAAAGAAAAAATTGCATACCACTGCAAAGTCTTTCATGACAGAAGGGAAAGTCGCCCCGGATCCAGTAG CAATTGATGCTCCTGGTGGGTTTCTTTTTGAGTGGTGGTCTGTCTTTTGGGACATTTTCATATCTAGAACAAATGACAAGCATTCAGAGGCTGCTGCAGCATACATAGAG GCACAGCAAATCAAAGCAAAGGAGCAACAACAGCTGCAGATGCAGCAGCTGCAGCTAATGCGTCAAGCACAGTTGCAGCGTAGGGATCCTAATAATCCATCTATGGTTGGTCCTGTAAATGCTATCGGTTCTGAAGGAATGCTTGGACAATCAAATGCTAGTGCTTTGGCAGCAAAAATGTATGAAGAGCGCATGAAACAACCAAATGCAGTGACTTCAGAGACATCCCAACCTCTTCTTGATGCTAGGATGGCCCTCTTAAAGTCAGCTACAAATCATCCCGG TCAGTTGGTTCAAGGAAACCATGGAGGTGTAACTGCAGCATTGCAGCAAATTCAG GACATTAAAGGTGAAGTGAACTTGGGTGGTACTCAGAGATCTATGCCCATGGATCCTTCCTCAATTTATGGACAGGGAATCATGCAATCGAAACCTGGAATAGGAAATGCAG GTTTGAATCCTGGAGTTGTTAGCCTTCCGTTGAAGGGCTGGCCATTAACC GGAATTGACCAAATTAGGCCAAGTTTAGGTGCACAAGTGCAAAAGCCATTCTTACAGAATGCAAACCAGTTTCAGCTTCTGCCACAGCAGCAACAACAACTCTTAGCACAGGTCCAGACACAAGGAAATCTGGGTAATTCACCTGTATATGGAGATATGGATCCTCAAAGATTTTCTGGATTATCAAGAGGCACCTTAAATACGAAAGAGGGCCAGCCAACAGTGAATGATGGATCTATTGGGTCTCCCATGCAATCGACCTCATCAAAA ATGAGCATGCCACCAATAAGACAATCTTCTTCTCAACAAGATCCATTGCAGTCACCTCAAGTGCAACAA AATAACCGTAAAAGAAAAGGACCATCTTCTGGACCTGCTAATAGCACTGGCACTGGAAACACAGTGGGTCCTTCCCCAAACTCTCAGCCATCAACCCCATCAACTCATACAGCCGGTGAAGGAGCAGCTATGGTgggaaatatgcagcatggcagTAGCATGTCAAAAAATTTGATGATGTATGGATCTGATGGAACAGCTGGTATTGCATCATCAACCAACCAGCTG GAAGACATGGAACATTTTGGAGATGTTGGCTCCTTGGATGATAATGTGGAATCTTTTCTCTCACATGACGATGGAGATGGAGGGAATTTGTTTGGCACCCTCAAACGGAACCCATCAGAGCACACTACTGAGACTTCAAAGA GTTTTGGCTTCAATGAAGTTGGGTCAATACGTAAAAGCAATGGCAAAGTCACCTGCTGCCATTTCTCTTCAGATGGAAAGCTATTAGCCAGTGCTGGGCATGACAAGAAG GCTGTTCTTTGGAACATGGAAATTCTGAAGACTGATTGCACGACTGAGGAACACACTCATATTATAACTGATATTCGCTTCAGACCAAATTCCACTCAGCTAGCAACATCTTCTTTTGATACAACTGTCCGCATTTGGGATGCTGCACAA CCAAGTTATTCCATCTGGAAATATACCGGGCATACGGCACAAGTTATGTCCCTTGATTTCCACCCTAAGAAGAATGAACTTTTCTGCTCTTGTGATGGCAACAGTGAGATTCGCTTCTGGAACATCAATCAGTATTCCTGCACTCGTATCTCCAAG GGAGGCAGCACTAACGTCCGATTTCAACCAAGAACAGGACAATTCCTAGCTGCAGCAGCCGATAATGTTGTCTCTATCTTTGATATAGAGACTGACCGAAGAACACAGTTATTGCAG GGGCACAATACGGAGGTACACTCTCTCTGTTGGGATGCAAATGGAGACTTTTTGGCTTCTGTCAGCCAAGAGTCTGTCCGACTGTGGTCATTGTCCTCTGGAGAGTGCATTAATGAGCTTAGTTCCAGTGGAAACAAGTTTCATTCCTGTGTTTTTCATCCCAATTTTCCTGCTCTCTTGGTTATTGGTGGTTATCAG TCGTTGGAGCTTTGGAACACGGCTGAGAACAAGTGTCTGACGATTTCAGCTCATGACTGTGTGATATCGGCCCTGGCACAGTCGCAAGTAACAGGGATGGTTGCCTCTGCCAGTTACGACAAATCGGTTAAAATCTGGAAATAG
- the LOC108465105 gene encoding transcriptional corepressor LEUNIG_HOMOLOG-like isoform X1 gives MAQSNWEADKMLDVYIYDYLVKKKLHTTAKSFMTEGKVAPDPVAIDAPGGFLFEWWSVFWDIFISRTNDKHSEAAAAYIEAQQIKAKEQQQLQMQQLQLMRQAQLQRRDPNNPSMVGPVNAIGSEGMLGQSNASALAAKMYEERMKQPNAVTSETSQPLLDARMALLKSATNHPGQLVQGNHGGVTAALQQIQDIKGEVNLGGTQRSMPMDPSSIYGQGIMQSKPGIGNAGLNPGVVSLPLKGWPLTGIDQIRPSLGAQVQKPFLQNANQFQLLPQQQQQLLAQVQTQGNLGNSPVYGDMDPQRFSGLSRGTLNTKEGQPTVNDGSIGSPMQSTSSKQMSMPPIRQSSSQQDPLQSPQVQQNNRKRKGPSSGPANSTGTGNTVGPSPNSQPSTPSTHTAGEGAAMVGNMQHGSSMSKNLMMYGSDGTAGIASSTNQLEDMEHFGDVGSLDDNVESFLSHDDGDGGNLFGTLKRNPSEHTTETSKSFGFNEVGSIRKSNGKVTCCHFSSDGKLLASAGHDKKAVLWNMEILKTDCTTEEHTHIITDIRFRPNSTQLATSSFDTTVRIWDAAQPSYSIWKYTGHTAQVMSLDFHPKKNELFCSCDGNSEIRFWNINQYSCTRISKGGSTNVRFQPRTGQFLAAAADNVVSIFDIETDRRTQLLQGHNTEVHSLCWDANGDFLASVSQESVRLWSLSSGECINELSSSGNKFHSCVFHPNFPALLVIGGYQSLELWNTAENKCLTISAHDCVISALAQSQVTGMVASASYDKSVKIWK, from the exons ATGGCGCAGAGTAATTGGGAAGCAGATAAGAT GCTTGATGTCTATATTTATGATTATTTGGTAAAGAAAAAATTGCATACCACTGCAAAGTCTTTCATGACAGAAGGGAAAGTCGCCCCGGATCCAGTAG CAATTGATGCTCCTGGTGGGTTTCTTTTTGAGTGGTGGTCTGTCTTTTGGGACATTTTCATATCTAGAACAAATGACAAGCATTCAGAGGCTGCTGCAGCATACATAGAG GCACAGCAAATCAAAGCAAAGGAGCAACAACAGCTGCAGATGCAGCAGCTGCAGCTAATGCGTCAAGCACAGTTGCAGCGTAGGGATCCTAATAATCCATCTATGGTTGGTCCTGTAAATGCTATCGGTTCTGAAGGAATGCTTGGACAATCAAATGCTAGTGCTTTGGCAGCAAAAATGTATGAAGAGCGCATGAAACAACCAAATGCAGTGACTTCAGAGACATCCCAACCTCTTCTTGATGCTAGGATGGCCCTCTTAAAGTCAGCTACAAATCATCCCGG TCAGTTGGTTCAAGGAAACCATGGAGGTGTAACTGCAGCATTGCAGCAAATTCAG GACATTAAAGGTGAAGTGAACTTGGGTGGTACTCAGAGATCTATGCCCATGGATCCTTCCTCAATTTATGGACAGGGAATCATGCAATCGAAACCTGGAATAGGAAATGCAG GTTTGAATCCTGGAGTTGTTAGCCTTCCGTTGAAGGGCTGGCCATTAACC GGAATTGACCAAATTAGGCCAAGTTTAGGTGCACAAGTGCAAAAGCCATTCTTACAGAATGCAAACCAGTTTCAGCTTCTGCCACAGCAGCAACAACAACTCTTAGCACAGGTCCAGACACAAGGAAATCTGGGTAATTCACCTGTATATGGAGATATGGATCCTCAAAGATTTTCTGGATTATCAAGAGGCACCTTAAATACGAAAGAGGGCCAGCCAACAGTGAATGATGGATCTATTGGGTCTCCCATGCAATCGACCTCATCAAAA CAGATGAGCATGCCACCAATAAGACAATCTTCTTCTCAACAAGATCCATTGCAGTCACCTCAAGTGCAACAA AATAACCGTAAAAGAAAAGGACCATCTTCTGGACCTGCTAATAGCACTGGCACTGGAAACACAGTGGGTCCTTCCCCAAACTCTCAGCCATCAACCCCATCAACTCATACAGCCGGTGAAGGAGCAGCTATGGTgggaaatatgcagcatggcagTAGCATGTCAAAAAATTTGATGATGTATGGATCTGATGGAACAGCTGGTATTGCATCATCAACCAACCAGCTG GAAGACATGGAACATTTTGGAGATGTTGGCTCCTTGGATGATAATGTGGAATCTTTTCTCTCACATGACGATGGAGATGGAGGGAATTTGTTTGGCACCCTCAAACGGAACCCATCAGAGCACACTACTGAGACTTCAAAGA GTTTTGGCTTCAATGAAGTTGGGTCAATACGTAAAAGCAATGGCAAAGTCACCTGCTGCCATTTCTCTTCAGATGGAAAGCTATTAGCCAGTGCTGGGCATGACAAGAAG GCTGTTCTTTGGAACATGGAAATTCTGAAGACTGATTGCACGACTGAGGAACACACTCATATTATAACTGATATTCGCTTCAGACCAAATTCCACTCAGCTAGCAACATCTTCTTTTGATACAACTGTCCGCATTTGGGATGCTGCACAA CCAAGTTATTCCATCTGGAAATATACCGGGCATACGGCACAAGTTATGTCCCTTGATTTCCACCCTAAGAAGAATGAACTTTTCTGCTCTTGTGATGGCAACAGTGAGATTCGCTTCTGGAACATCAATCAGTATTCCTGCACTCGTATCTCCAAG GGAGGCAGCACTAACGTCCGATTTCAACCAAGAACAGGACAATTCCTAGCTGCAGCAGCCGATAATGTTGTCTCTATCTTTGATATAGAGACTGACCGAAGAACACAGTTATTGCAG GGGCACAATACGGAGGTACACTCTCTCTGTTGGGATGCAAATGGAGACTTTTTGGCTTCTGTCAGCCAAGAGTCTGTCCGACTGTGGTCATTGTCCTCTGGAGAGTGCATTAATGAGCTTAGTTCCAGTGGAAACAAGTTTCATTCCTGTGTTTTTCATCCCAATTTTCCTGCTCTCTTGGTTATTGGTGGTTATCAG TCGTTGGAGCTTTGGAACACGGCTGAGAACAAGTGTCTGACGATTTCAGCTCATGACTGTGTGATATCGGCCCTGGCACAGTCGCAAGTAACAGGGATGGTTGCCTCTGCCAGTTACGACAAATCGGTTAAAATCTGGAAATAG